In the genome of Paenibacillus pabuli, one region contains:
- a CDS encoding ThuA domain-containing protein, with the protein MSKALIVWGGWDGHEPEQVAAIFERILKEEQFEVEVSDTLDAYADAEKLLGLDLIVPLWTMGQIEQELVNNVSAAVQSGVGLAGLHGGMCDAFRNNVDWQFMTGGQWVAHPGNDGVEYTVNMKRGSSPLLDHIEDFQVKSEQYYLHVDPAVEVLATTRFPIVNGPHAANGPVDMPVVWTKRWGAGRVFYNSLGHHADIVEMKQVTEMMRSGFKWTAAGKALAKSRTDAVTEVYTGMADNQSH; encoded by the coding sequence ATGAGCAAAGCACTAATCGTATGGGGCGGCTGGGATGGACATGAACCGGAGCAAGTAGCAGCGATTTTTGAACGCATTTTGAAGGAAGAACAATTTGAGGTTGAAGTCTCGGATACGTTGGATGCATATGCGGATGCAGAGAAACTGCTGGGTCTGGATCTGATCGTTCCACTGTGGACGATGGGACAGATTGAACAGGAACTGGTCAATAACGTATCTGCGGCTGTTCAGAGCGGGGTAGGTCTTGCGGGTCTTCATGGCGGGATGTGTGATGCGTTCCGCAACAACGTTGACTGGCAGTTCATGACGGGTGGTCAGTGGGTTGCGCATCCAGGTAACGACGGCGTGGAGTACACGGTTAATATGAAGCGTGGTTCGAGTCCGCTGCTGGATCATATTGAAGATTTTCAGGTGAAAAGTGAACAGTATTACCTGCACGTGGACCCAGCTGTGGAAGTGCTGGCAACAACACGTTTCCCTATTGTTAACGGTCCTCATGCAGCAAATGGCCCAGTGGATATGCCTGTCGTTTGGACCAAACGTTGGGGTGCAGGCCGGGTGTTCTACAACTCGCTCGGACATCATGCAGATATTGTGGAGATGAAGCAGGTTACCGAGATGATGCGCAGCGGTTTCAAATGGACAGCCGCAGGTAAAGCGCTCGCGAAGAGCCGCACGGACGCAGTGACGGAAGTATACACAGGAATGGCCGATAACCAAAGTCACTAA
- a CDS encoding bifunctional transcriptional activator/DNA repair enzyme AdaA, which produces MDSPNPYQTDSVPINETQWNAIIHNDSNFDGKFYYGVKTTGIFCRPSCKSKAPNYENVFIFNNPEEALARHFRPCKRCKPTGERVPDQEWISVVTDYIEHHFAEPLTLDILANVSHGSPYHLHRVFKRITGQTPVEYIQEKRVAVARTLLKSTGFTITDIGRQVGIANPAYFITVFRKHTGCTPANYREQGRDES; this is translated from the coding sequence ATGGATAGTCCCAACCCCTATCAAACAGATTCTGTTCCTATAAATGAAACACAGTGGAATGCCATTATCCACAACGACAGTAACTTTGACGGTAAATTCTATTACGGAGTCAAGACGACAGGCATCTTTTGCAGACCTTCCTGTAAGTCAAAAGCACCCAACTATGAGAATGTTTTTATATTTAACAACCCTGAGGAAGCTTTGGCGCGACATTTCCGTCCATGCAAACGGTGCAAACCAACGGGCGAGCGAGTCCCTGATCAGGAGTGGATTTCCGTTGTAACAGATTATATCGAACATCATTTTGCCGAGCCTCTGACACTAGATATTCTTGCGAATGTTAGTCATGGTAGTCCGTACCATCTGCATCGGGTGTTTAAACGAATTACGGGCCAAACGCCGGTGGAGTATATTCAGGAAAAACGCGTTGCCGTAGCTCGAACATTGCTCAAAAGCACCGGGTTCACCATAACAGATATTGGGCGTCAGGTCGGCATAGCTAATCCGGCGTATTTTATTACTGTATTTCGAAAACATACCGGATGCACACCTGCCAATTACCGTGAACAAGGGCGTGATGAATCATGA
- a CDS encoding Gfo/Idh/MocA family protein, producing the protein MKTMKVGIIGCGKISGIYMENCHRFEVLDLVAVADLDRTRAEEQAAAYNVPNVYTVEEILADPEIDLIINLTIPAVHADVCLRALEAGKHVYVEKPLAVTREEGQAVLETAKRKGLLVGCAPETFFGSGIQTALKIVEDGVIGKPVAATAFMMSRGHEHWHPDPEFYYAAGGGPMFDMGPYYLTALVQLLGPIKSIAGMTGKAMEQRTITSEKKRGQSIPVEIPTHVAGLLQFEQGAIGTLITSFDVFGGSVLPPIEVYGTHGTLQVPDPNTFGGPVRYRLLGDQDWTEVPLLPGYQENTRGIGVADMAYAVNSGRAHRASGELAYHVLEAMWAFHDSSDDQTFYKMESTCQRPAALPADLPLYTLDQ; encoded by the coding sequence ATGAAAACAATGAAAGTAGGCATTATTGGCTGCGGTAAAATCAGCGGTATTTATATGGAAAACTGTCACCGATTTGAGGTGCTTGATCTTGTTGCAGTTGCAGATCTCGACCGGACCAGAGCAGAGGAACAGGCCGCTGCCTATAATGTTCCTAACGTGTATACAGTGGAGGAAATTTTGGCAGACCCGGAGATTGATCTGATTATTAACCTGACGATTCCTGCCGTTCATGCGGATGTATGCTTGAGAGCACTTGAAGCAGGCAAACATGTCTATGTGGAGAAACCACTCGCCGTCACTCGTGAAGAGGGTCAAGCGGTCCTGGAAACGGCCAAGCGCAAAGGTCTGCTTGTAGGCTGTGCGCCAGAGACATTCTTTGGTTCAGGCATTCAGACAGCACTCAAAATCGTAGAGGATGGTGTCATTGGCAAACCTGTGGCAGCCACTGCATTTATGATGAGCCGTGGGCATGAGCACTGGCATCCCGATCCGGAGTTCTATTATGCAGCTGGTGGCGGGCCGATGTTTGATATGGGGCCTTATTACCTGACTGCGCTCGTACAATTGCTGGGGCCAATCAAGTCCATCGCCGGTATGACAGGCAAAGCGATGGAGCAGCGGACGATCACGAGTGAGAAAAAGCGTGGTCAGAGCATCCCTGTTGAAATTCCGACGCATGTAGCCGGATTGTTGCAATTTGAACAGGGAGCCATCGGCACGTTGATTACGAGTTTTGACGTATTTGGCGGAAGTGTCTTGCCACCGATCGAAGTATACGGTACCCACGGAACCCTGCAGGTTCCTGACCCAAACACGTTCGGCGGACCGGTTCGTTACCGTTTGCTGGGTGATCAGGATTGGACTGAGGTACCGCTTCTGCCAGGGTATCAGGAGAACACACGTGGCATCGGTGTCGCGGATATGGCTTATGCAGTGAACAGTGGTCGCGCTCATCGGGCCAGTGGAGAACTGGCGTACCATGTGCTTGAAGCCATGTGGGCGTTCCATGATTCATCGGATGATCAGACTTTTTACAAAATGGAAAGCACATGTCAGCGACCAGCTGCACTGCCGGCAGATCTTCCATTGTACACACTCGATCAGTAA
- a CDS encoding LacI family DNA-binding transcriptional regulator: protein MASRKEVADLAGVSEATVSRVLNGVGPIKEETRRKVIEASEQLGYVPSALARSFARSKSGNLGVVLPYVPKAHLFSAYFFSEMLSGIGSKARDSGMDLLVMFRTPGEVMNYTDLFRRQKVDACIILGARDDHGELKALQQLQQEGHPFCIMNQHYAGESFMEVDADHVEGSRLAIRHLTDQGYRNIAFLNGPDSYSNSQERLQGVQIGLKEAKMNVDSSLLLEGNYSRRSGVEAAATIAARLNEIDAVFAANDRMAIGVMHGLRERGIKVQDFPAFVGYDDSDAAEMAVPPLSSVRVPFFEMGELAASKLIHESLGATASTASSGVTSDTARQLLPTELIIRASSIRNS from the coding sequence ATGGCATCCCGTAAAGAAGTGGCTGATCTTGCCGGTGTTTCTGAAGCTACAGTATCCCGAGTTCTAAATGGTGTTGGTCCTATTAAAGAGGAAACCCGTCGCAAGGTCATTGAAGCTTCCGAGCAATTGGGTTACGTGCCAAGTGCTCTGGCCCGCAGCTTTGCGAGAAGTAAGAGCGGCAACCTCGGCGTGGTGTTACCTTACGTTCCGAAGGCGCACTTGTTCTCGGCATATTTCTTCTCGGAAATGCTGAGCGGCATTGGAAGCAAAGCCAGGGACAGCGGCATGGACCTTCTGGTCATGTTCAGGACACCGGGTGAAGTGATGAATTATACGGATCTGTTCCGCCGTCAGAAAGTGGATGCTTGCATCATTCTCGGCGCGCGAGATGATCATGGGGAACTAAAAGCCTTGCAGCAGCTCCAGCAGGAAGGACATCCCTTTTGCATTATGAACCAGCACTATGCAGGCGAGTCATTCATGGAAGTGGATGCCGATCATGTGGAGGGAAGCAGGCTGGCCATACGCCACCTTACCGATCAGGGGTACCGAAATATCGCATTTCTCAATGGCCCGGATAGTTATTCCAACAGTCAGGAGCGGCTTCAGGGTGTTCAGATTGGACTGAAGGAAGCCAAAATGAATGTGGATTCCAGCCTGCTGCTGGAGGGGAATTACAGCAGACGTAGCGGGGTGGAAGCGGCTGCCACCATTGCAGCCCGTCTTAACGAGATTGATGCTGTATTTGCAGCCAATGACCGGATGGCAATCGGTGTAATGCATGGTTTGCGAGAGCGCGGAATCAAGGTTCAGGACTTCCCCGCCTTCGTGGGTTACGATGACTCCGATGCGGCCGAGATGGCAGTTCCACCGCTGAGCAGCGTCAGGGTTCCCTTTTTTGAAATGGGAGAACTCGCTGCATCGAAGCTTATACATGAATCATTGGGGGCAACTGCTTCAACTGCAAGTTCCGGAGTCACCTCCGACACTGCAAGGCAGTTGTTGCCTACAGAGCTTATTATCCGTGCATCTTCAATCCGTAATTCATAA
- a CDS encoding SPL family radical SAM protein — MKTSLVYKVPKTLLNKGTGFLTGYTHTLNPYTGCAFGCSYCYVRQMPVSLFRKEDWGSWVDVKQEAAKVLTKELKRAQSKGKVTIFMSSSTDPYQPVEYKEQITRSLLEVMAQHPPDFILVQTRSPLVTRDIDLLQKLGDRVRVSMTVETDLDDIRKQFSPAAPPIAGRLRALKQLKDAGIPTQAAIAPVLPSSERFATILRPLVERVCIDDYFMGDGSEGKRTRRLGMESLYQQVGKEDWYSPEAHKVVVQRMKAHFEEHEIWISQAGFEP, encoded by the coding sequence ATGAAGACCAGCCTGGTATACAAAGTACCCAAAACGTTGTTGAACAAAGGAACCGGGTTCCTTACTGGTTATACACACACGCTGAATCCTTACACAGGCTGCGCTTTTGGCTGTTCCTACTGTTATGTAAGGCAAATGCCCGTCTCTTTATTTCGCAAAGAGGATTGGGGGAGCTGGGTTGATGTAAAACAGGAAGCCGCCAAGGTTCTTACCAAAGAGCTGAAACGTGCACAATCGAAAGGTAAAGTTACTATTTTTATGTCATCCAGTACCGATCCGTATCAGCCTGTTGAGTATAAGGAGCAAATCACACGTTCATTGCTGGAAGTTATGGCCCAACATCCACCTGATTTTATATTGGTTCAAACCCGAAGCCCATTGGTGACTCGAGATATCGATCTGCTGCAAAAGTTGGGTGACCGTGTGCGTGTCAGCATGACCGTGGAAACGGATCTGGACGATATCCGCAAGCAGTTCAGTCCAGCAGCTCCGCCAATTGCGGGCAGATTACGTGCACTGAAACAATTGAAAGATGCCGGTATCCCTACACAGGCTGCGATTGCGCCAGTATTGCCCAGTAGTGAACGCTTTGCAACCATATTAAGACCACTCGTCGAGCGGGTATGCATTGACGATTATTTCATGGGTGATGGCAGTGAAGGCAAGCGCACCCGTAGACTTGGCATGGAATCGCTCTATCAGCAAGTGGGCAAGGAAGACTGGTACAGCCCGGAGGCACATAAAGTTGTCGTGCAGCGAATGAAGGCGCATTTTGAGGAACATGAAATCTGGATTAGCCAGGCCGGATTCGAACCCTGA
- a CDS encoding Gfo/Idh/MocA family protein, whose product MSNRLRVGMVGYKFMGKAHSNAYRSLPMFFPSAPLQPEMSVICGRNEQGVQEAASQFGWSESVTDWRELVRRDDIDLIDINAPSDAHKEIALEAARQGKHLFCEKPLALSLADSREMLQAAEEAGVAHMVGFNYRFSPAVQLAKELVQSGRLGKIYHFRAFFLQDWIMDPSFPLVWRLQKEVAGSGSHGDLGAHLIDLARFLVGEFKEVIGMSETFIKERPLASEMTGLSAKSSSNADAPKGEVTVDDATLFLARFADGALGSFEATRFAAGHRSTNSFEINGSLGSVRFDFERMNELEVYFTKDDEDVQGFRRVLATDPAHKYAEAWWPAGHTIGFEHTFTHEMLELVTAISEGRQPEPSFHDGVACQAVLEAVERSVTERRWVSLEEM is encoded by the coding sequence ATGTCAAATCGTCTTCGTGTCGGAATGGTTGGATACAAATTTATGGGGAAAGCCCACAGCAACGCTTATCGCAGTTTGCCCATGTTTTTCCCGTCTGCCCCGTTACAGCCTGAGATGTCTGTAATCTGTGGTCGTAACGAGCAGGGAGTGCAGGAGGCTGCAAGTCAGTTCGGATGGTCTGAAAGTGTAACGGATTGGCGTGAGCTGGTACGACGTGATGATATCGATCTGATTGATATTAACGCTCCTAGTGATGCCCATAAGGAAATCGCACTCGAAGCCGCTCGCCAAGGTAAACATCTATTTTGTGAAAAGCCGCTGGCTCTGTCGCTTGCTGATTCGCGTGAAATGCTGCAGGCTGCGGAAGAAGCAGGAGTGGCACACATGGTCGGATTCAACTATCGTTTCTCTCCGGCTGTGCAGCTGGCCAAAGAATTGGTGCAAAGCGGACGTTTGGGCAAAATCTATCATTTCCGTGCGTTTTTCCTTCAGGACTGGATTATGGACCCTTCCTTCCCGCTGGTATGGCGTCTACAAAAGGAAGTGGCAGGTTCCGGCTCGCATGGCGATCTCGGCGCACACTTGATTGATCTGGCACGCTTCCTGGTTGGCGAATTCAAGGAAGTGATCGGAATGAGCGAAACGTTCATCAAGGAGCGGCCGCTTGCCTCGGAAATGACCGGACTTAGCGCCAAAAGCAGCTCGAACGCAGATGCTCCGAAGGGCGAAGTAACGGTCGATGATGCCACTTTGTTCCTCGCACGGTTTGCAGATGGTGCGCTAGGCAGCTTCGAGGCTACACGCTTTGCCGCAGGTCATCGCAGTACTAACTCGTTTGAGATCAACGGAAGTCTGGGCAGCGTCCGGTTTGATTTTGAACGGATGAATGAACTGGAAGTGTATTTTACGAAGGACGACGAAGATGTACAGGGCTTCCGCCGTGTTCTGGCGACTGACCCTGCACACAAATATGCTGAGGCCTGGTGGCCTGCGGGACATACAATTGGATTCGAGCATACGTTCACGCATGAAATGCTGGAGTTGGTGACTGCAATCTCCGAAGGACGGCAGCCTGAACCAAGTTTCCACGATGGTGTTGCCTGTCAAGCAGTATTGGAAGCCGTTGAACGTTCCGTTACAGAACGACGTTGGGTGTCGTTAGAAGAGATGTGA
- a CDS encoding class I SAM-dependent methyltransferase: MSKDEQKSRAAGLELAQIIFIGRTFEEYMKMFNLTEEEIKGKSILDCPGGACSFSSHAREYGADSMAADIAYEHEIDQLEVKGLQDIEHTMNQMEQVQDKYRWDDFGSIHGLKEERKRAIIDCVADMRRFPDRYVASVLPELPFADEQFDLTLSAHFLFTYADRLDANFHLQTILELLRVTKRELRIFPTADLSGKRYEHMDELKAILEERGCIISEEKSSYEFQRGAHTMLRMVKSR; encoded by the coding sequence ATGAGCAAAGATGAGCAGAAGAGCAGAGCAGCCGGCCTGGAGCTGGCACAGATTATTTTTATCGGGCGAACCTTTGAGGAATATATGAAGATGTTCAACCTGACCGAGGAAGAAATTAAAGGTAAGTCCATTCTCGATTGTCCAGGTGGGGCTTGTTCATTCAGCAGCCATGCGCGAGAATACGGTGCAGATTCCATGGCAGCGGATATTGCCTATGAACATGAGATCGACCAGCTGGAAGTGAAGGGACTTCAGGATATTGAACATACAATGAACCAAATGGAACAAGTACAAGACAAATATAGATGGGATGATTTCGGTTCGATCCATGGCTTGAAAGAAGAACGTAAACGTGCAATCATCGATTGTGTAGCGGATATGAGACGTTTTCCAGACCGTTATGTGGCCTCTGTATTACCGGAGTTACCTTTTGCTGATGAGCAATTCGATCTGACATTGTCTGCGCATTTCCTGTTTACATATGCTGATCGTCTGGATGCCAATTTCCATCTCCAGACAATCCTTGAGCTGTTGCGTGTGACCAAGCGCGAGCTGCGGATTTTTCCTACAGCAGATTTGTCTGGCAAACGTTATGAGCACATGGATGAACTAAAGGCTATACTGGAAGAACGCGGATGTATTATTTCTGAAGAGAAAAGTTCATACGAATTCCAGCGTGGAGCACATACGATGCTCCGAATGGTGAAATCACGGTAA
- a CDS encoding Gfo/Idh/MocA family protein, with the protein MVRFGVVGTNWITERLLEAAAQVKGFELTAVYSRTEDKANAFADQYQAALRFTNLEEMAISDGLDAVYIATPNTFHAEQAELFLRNGKHVLCEKPLAANGAEVRRMIDTAQEHGVLLMEAMKSTLVPSFKMVQSHLHKIGPVRKYVASYCQYSSRYDKYKEGIVLNAFKPDLANGALMDLGVYCIYPLITLFGEPRQVQSQAMMLESGVDGQGSVILNYDQMEAVVTYSKISNSHVPSEIMGERGSIIIDKIGSPEHAEIRYNDGTVEKLTAEQIYPSMYYEVEEFVSLIQQGKKESDMNTYERSYVTMQVMDQIRQQIGLVFPND; encoded by the coding sequence ATGGTTCGTTTTGGCGTGGTAGGTACCAACTGGATTACAGAGAGGCTTCTTGAGGCCGCTGCACAAGTCAAAGGATTCGAATTGACCGCCGTGTATTCAAGAACTGAAGATAAAGCGAATGCATTTGCAGATCAATATCAGGCTGCACTTCGATTCACCAATCTGGAAGAAATGGCGATAAGTGATGGGCTTGATGCCGTGTACATTGCTACCCCGAATACCTTCCATGCCGAGCAGGCAGAACTGTTTCTGAGAAATGGCAAACATGTATTGTGCGAGAAGCCGCTGGCTGCCAATGGGGCAGAGGTCCGTCGTATGATCGATACAGCGCAAGAACATGGAGTACTGCTCATGGAGGCCATGAAATCAACTCTTGTTCCCTCGTTCAAAATGGTACAGTCTCACCTACATAAAATTGGCCCGGTACGTAAATATGTGGCGAGTTACTGCCAGTACTCTTCCCGGTACGACAAGTATAAGGAAGGAATCGTCCTGAATGCGTTCAAACCCGATCTTGCTAATGGGGCGTTAATGGATCTTGGTGTGTACTGTATCTATCCATTAATTACGCTGTTTGGCGAGCCTAGACAAGTTCAGTCCCAGGCAATGATGCTGGAATCCGGGGTAGATGGGCAAGGCAGTGTCATTCTGAATTATGATCAGATGGAGGCTGTAGTGACGTACTCCAAAATCTCCAACTCTCATGTTCCAAGCGAAATTATGGGCGAACGCGGCAGCATCATCATTGACAAAATTGGTTCACCCGAACATGCAGAGATACGCTACAATGATGGTACGGTGGAAAAACTCACTGCCGAGCAAATTTACCCGTCAATGTATTATGAGGTAGAGGAGTTTGTCAGTCTGATTCAGCAGGGCAAAAAGGAATCTGACATGAACACATATGAACGTTCCTATGTTACCATGCAGGTGATGGATCAGATCCGGCAGCAGATTGGTCTTGTTTTTCCTAACGATTAA